A window of the Alnus glutinosa chromosome 4, dhAlnGlut1.1, whole genome shotgun sequence genome harbors these coding sequences:
- the LOC133867106 gene encoding receptor-like protein kinase — protein MQHVLNHFLLFSCFSVSIFTVCGLNSDGVTLLALLRHWTSVPPPISSSWNASDATPCSWVGVECGSSLNVVSLVLSSQGISGGLGPEIGRLSKLQTIYLSNNSFFGVIPHQLGNCSLLEELDLSVNKFTGEIPDSLKNLQNLRTLSFYENMLTGGIPESLFQITNLESVYLNNNNLSGSIPANVGNMSEVLRLYLYGNQLSGTIPSSIANCSKLEELFLNQNQLVGVLPESLNSLGNIVYLDVSKNGLEGRIPLGSGSCKNLVFLDLSYNGFSGGIPQGLGNCSSLMDFGAVSSNLMGNIPSSFGLLRKLLHLHLSENRLSGKIPPELGKCKSLQSLQLYTNQLEGEIPSELGMLSELQELELFNNRLMGEIPVSIWKIPSLEHLLVYNNSLSGELPLEMTELKQLKNISLFNNKFFGVIPEGLGINSSLLQLDFTNNKFTGKIPPNLCFGKQLSVLNLGQNQFRSSIPSDVGSCSTLRRLILKQNNLTGVLPEFVKNTNLLFMDISVNSIGGAIPSSLGNHTNLTSIDMSRNMFTGLIPPELGNLVNLQRLNFSHNYLEGPLPSQLSNCAKLERFDVGFNLLNGSIPLTLRSWTGLSALILRENRFTGGIPSFLSEFEQLSELQLGGNLFGGEIPPSIGALQDLFYALNLSSNELTGQVPLELGKLNRLLRMDISHNNLTGTLTALDEIHSLVEVNISYNHFTGPVPQTLMKFLDSSPSSFLGNPSLCVSCLPSGGLTCTGNSNFGSCDHQSSNKKGFSKLEVAMIALGSSLVLVFMLLGMVLMFLLCRRPKWDVETTAQGGPSSLLNKLMEATANLNDGYIIGRGAHGTVYKASLGPNEVFAVKKLAFARNKGGSQSMAREIQTVGKVRHRNLVRLEDFWLRKDYGLIMYRYMQNGSLHDILHEMNPPKTLEWGVRYKIAVGIAHGLEYLHYDSDPPIVHRDIKPKNILLDSEMEPHIADFGIAKLLDQSSASSLSITVAGTTGYIAPENAFTTTTRKESDVYSYGVVLLELITRKKALDPSFMEETDIVGWVRSVWRNTGEIERIVDSSLMEEFLDADIREQVIVVILVALRCTEKEPSKRPTMRDVVKQLLDAIGPREVKKSQPA, from the exons ATGCAGCATGTTTTGAACCATTTCCTGCTGTTTTCTTGCTTCTCTGTCTCCATTTTCACTGTCTGTGGTTTGAACTCTGATGGTGTAACTTTGTTGGCACTTCTGCGGCACTGGACATCAGTGCCTCCTCCTATAAGCTCGAGCTGGAATGCTTCCGATGCCACTCCATGCTCGTGGGTAGGAGTGGAATGTGGGAGTTCCCTCAATGTGGTCTCACTAGTTCTCTCCAGTCAAGGAATTTCGGGTGGTTTAGGACCCGAAATCGGGCGCCTCAGTAAATTGCAGACCATTTATTTGAGTAATAACAGTTTCTTTGGTGTCATACCGCACCAGCTAGGAAATTGTAGCCTTCTTGAGGAATTAGACCTGTCTGTAAACAAGTTTACTGGAGAAATACCAGATAGCTTGAAGAACTTGCAGAATTTACGAACATTGAGCTTTTATGAAAATATGCTGACTGGTGGCATACCCGAATCCTTGTTTCAGATTACAAACTTGGAATCTGTGTATCTAAACAATAACAATTTGAGTGGCTCAATCCCTGCAAATGTTGGGAACATGAGTGAGGTTTTGAGGCTGTACTTATATGGTAATCAGTTGTCGGGGACGATTCCTTCATCCATTGCAAATTGTAGTAAACTGGAGGAACTTTTTTTGAATCAGAATCAGCTGGTGGGTGTTTTGCCTGAGAGTCTAAACAGTCTTGGGAACATTGTTTATTTAGATGTCAGCAAGAATGGTCTTGAGGGTAGAATTCCTTTGGGTTCAGGCAGTTGCAAGAATTTAGTGTTTTTGGATTTGTCATACAATGGTTTTAGTGGAGGTATTCCACAAGGCTTGGGCAATTGTAGTAGCCTAATGGACTTTGGTGCTGTGAGTAGCAACTTAATGGGCAATATACCATCTTCCTTTGGTCTACTACGTAAGCTCTTACATCTTCATCTCTCTGAAAACCGTTTGTCTGGGAAAATACCACCTGAACTTGGGAAGTGCAAGTCCTTGCAAAGCCTACAATTGTATACAAACCAACTCGAGGGGGAAATTCCTTCCGAACTAGGGATGCTGAGTGAATTGCAGGAACTTGAATTGTTTAACAATCGTTTAATGGGTGAGATTCCTGTTAGCATTTGGAAGATTCCAAGTCTAGAGCATCTTCTTGTGTATAATAACAGCCTTTCTGGTGAACTACCTCTTGAGATGACGGAGCTCAAGCAACTAAAGAACATTTCATTGTTTAACAACAAGTTCTTTGGAGTGATACCTGAAGGTTTAGGGATTAATAGCAGCTTATTACAGTTGGACTTCACTAATAATAAGTTCACTGGTAAAATCCCACCAAATCTTTGCTTTGGAAAGCAATTAAGTGTGCTGAATCTGGGTCAGAATCAATTTCGAAGTAGCATACCTTCTGATGTAGGAAGCTGTTCAACTCTGCGAAGATTAATACTTAAACAAAATAACCTCACAGGGGTTCTTCCAGAGTTTGTCAAAAATACAAACCTTTTATTCATGGACATCAGTGTAAATAGTATTGGTGGAGCAATTCCATCAAGCCTGGGAAACCACACCAATCTCACTTCCATTGATATGTCAAGGAACATGTTTACTGGGCTTATACCCCCAGAGCTAGGAAACCTTGTGAATCTTCAGAGATTGAATTTTTCCCACAACTACTTGGAAGGTCCATTGCCATCTCAGCTGTCAAACTGTGCAAAGTTAGAGAGATTTGATGTGGGTTTCAATCTATTGAATGGTTCAATTCCGTTGACATTGAGAAGCTGGACAGGTTTATCCGCATTGATTTTGAGAGAGAATCGTTTTACTGGGGGTATCCCATCTTTCTTGTCAGAATTTGAACAACTTTCAGAGCTACAACTTGGCGGAAATTTGTTTGGAGGAGAGATTCCTCCGTCCATTGGAGCGCTGCAGGATCTATTCTATGCATTGAATCTCAGCAGTAATGAGTTAACAGGTCAAGTTCCTTTAGAGCTTGGGAAATTGAACAGGCTACTACGAATGGATATATCTCATAACAATTTGACAGGAACTTTAACAGCTCTAGATGAAATCCATTCACTAGTTGAGGTCAATATTTCATACAATCACTTCACAGGTCCTGTACCACAAACACTGATGAAGTTTCTGGACTCATCTCCATCATCATTCTTGGGCAATCCCAGCCTATGTGTCAGTTGTCTTCCGTCAGGTGGCTTAACTTGCACCGGAAACAGCAATTTCGGGTCTTGTGACCATCAATCAAGCAATAAAAAAGGCTTCAGTAAATTAGAAGTTGCAATGATAGCACTCGGATCCTCACTAGTTCTTGTGTTTATGCTTCTTGGAATGGTGCTTATGTTTCTTTTGTGCAGAAGACCAAAGTGGGATGTTGAGACCACTGCTCAAGGAGGACCATCTTCCCTGCTCAACAAACTCATGGAGGCCACAGCAAATCTAAACGATGGGTATATCATTGGGAGAGGAGCCCATGGAACTGTTTATAAGGCCTCATTGGGCCCAAACGAAGTTTTTGCTGTAAAGAAGCTTGCATTTGCAAGGAATAAAGGAGGAAGCCAAAGTATGGCTAGAGAAATTCAAACAGTGGGGAAGGTCAGGCACCGGAATCTGGTCAGATTGGAGGACTTTTGGTTAAGAAAGGACTACGGTTTAATCATGTATAGGTACATGCAAAATGGGAGCCTTCATGATATTTTACATGAAATGAATCCACCAAAAACTCTAGAGTGGGGTGTCCGCTATAAGATTGCAGTTGGAATAGCACATGGATTGGAATATCTCCATTATGACTCTGATCCTCCTATAGTGCATCGAGACATCAAACCAAAGAACATACTTTTGGACTCAGAGATGGAGCCTCATATTGCTGATTTCGGTATTGCCAAGCTTCTGGATCAGTCCTCTGCTTCATCCCTATCCATCACAGTTGCCGGTACAACTGGATATATTGCACCAG AAAATGCAtttacaacaacaacaagaaaGGAGTCCGATGTGTATAGTTACGGTGTTGTTTTGCTGGAGCTGATAACCAGAAAGAAGGCATTGGATCCATCATTTATGGAGGAAACAGATATTGTGGGGTGGGTCAGGTCTGTCTGGAGGAATACAGGAGAAATCGAAAGGATTGTTGACTCAAGCCTCATGGAGGAATTTTTGGATGCAGATATCAGGGAACAAGTTATTGTTGTTATTCTGGTGGCTTTGAGATGCACTGAAAAGGAGCCAAGCAAGAGACCAACAATGAGAGATGTTGTCAAACAATTATTAGATGCAATAGGCCCAAGAGAAGTTAAAAAGAGCCAGCCCGCTTAA